A region of the Epinephelus moara isolate mb chromosome 23, YSFRI_EMoa_1.0, whole genome shotgun sequence genome:
TACAAAACTTTCAACCTCTGTAGCACCATTGTAATGTGTAAAAAAGGCTAACATACAGCTCTGTAGTTATTTGCATAATGTGTCAAGAAAGAAGCACTGTGTAtggaaacttaaaaaaatggTAGTGCTTAAAATGTACTACTGAGGCACCAAAAACTTGTGGAGAAAAATTCTGGGTGCACCTAAATTAAAAAGTTAGGTGCACTAGTACAACCAATGTAAAAGGTTAGTCAGGAGGAGCCCTGTCACTAGTCACatgttaaaaatacaaacaaacatgtcGATACTGAACAGtttgtcctgtttttgtgtttcaggaGTTCCAGAAGCGGTTATCCAAAGCAAAGAGAATCGTTGTTGTTGGCAACGGAGGGATTGCCCTGGAATTAGTGTGAGTAAGCAATAACCAAAGCCATATTTGCACAGGACTAGTATGATTTTCAGACTGAAGACCACTGAGCCTTTATGAAACCCCCTCATGTAACATCACCACCATGTTCAGAGATAATCACACCCTCCAGTCCTTCAGTGCCTCTGAACATGTTGTGTTTAGGTATGAAGTTGAGGGCTGCGAGGTGATCTGGGCTGTGAAGGACAAGGCCATAGGAAACACCTTCTTTGATGCTGGGGCGGCACAGTTCCTCATCCCGTCACTGGAGGCAGACAAACCAGAAAGAGCTGCTCCCTGTAAGAGACCTCGCTACACCACAGAGGAACCAGCACCCGGAGCAGCTCAGACCTTCACAGCAGGTCTTCATCTTAGGTTTATTTCTcttcttctcattttctgtGGTAGAATATGCTCCAAGATGATCATATTCTTTTTGTGTGTACATTTCCAGATAAAAATGCTCGAAGGCAGGGTTCTTGTTCTACAGAGGCTGGCAGTGCCCTCGGCCCAGACTGGCATGAAGGACTAGCTctcagaggagcagagcaggtgAGATAGTGTGTGCACCTTTGTTACTGGGAGCCTAGGAAGTCTATTTGTATAGATGTTACGTTCTGTATATGTCTCAAGCTTCTGTTATGTTAAactttccttccttctctctgcTGGCGCGTGCTCAGGTGTCCCGGAGAGTTTCCTTAGAATACCAGTGTGAGGTGGAAAAGATCTTCACCTCTGCAGAGCTGCTCAATTCCCCACAGCAAACACTCAGACCTGAGAATGGTGAGAACGAGACCTCTGACTCATCCTTTCCTCGCTcacttttttccctccaacgcctcactgctgcagcttttctctcctctcagtAGGATCCTGGCCGGTTTACATCCAGCTGACCAATGGCAAAACATTTGGCTGCGATTTTGTTGTCAGTGCCACCGGTGTCGTGCCAAACACGGAGCCATTTCTCCATGGCAACAATGTAAGTAAACTCAcccaaataaaatgaaatcatattTGTGCAAATTGTAGTTTGCCATTAGATTAAAGTAAATCCTGCTGtttctcattttttaaatggtgaCCTCGGTGATCATTTAGTAAGTGAAATGCATCAAATGGCATATCGGGACTTTATCTGTTCAAGGCAGGCATATATAAAGAATAAATTGGCTCCCTTGTGCTCCAAAGTCTTTTAATTTGGCCAACGCTGCAGACTGAATGATGTTAAGCAATGCAGCTAAAggccactagatgtcactaaaggACAGATTAGGTTTGACCATTCAGGCTGTGAGCTTGAATTCCCCCTGGAAAGTTTTTCCCCATGGAGAGCCACCATATCAAAATGAGTGTCACTTTTACAGCCAAGAGTTTGCATATTACTTcgtttctccctttttttttaaactcaggCATTAATCATAAATTGGTTCTTAAAGTTGCAGTTCAttatttatggaaaaaaaaactgtcatatttgctgaagcTGTCACTATATCATGACAGTAACACAAGAGGCAGATAAATTGTAGGGGAAAAAACATGTTCCACTGCCTCCTTTTAgagcttctaatggcatttgcaacaatctttcccctcggggattaataaagtatatataaaaaaaaaataaaaaaaaaatctacagcaGGTgttggaaaacaaccaatcagagccgaggtagtctgagtgggtggaagttcgctgcatagatcagcctctcattgggcggaacgagccacccgctgaagtcctgccctaccacctccggttgtgtagcagttttcaacacgtcctttactaacttttgcggtgtttgatcttgcggggatgtagccatttttctgccatggttcgcatcctgtaggcgatatttttgtgggcatgttacaccaaaacctgtttccccccggcaatatttttgcaagcgcaccgttgctgtggcaccgcccagaacgattgtgattggttgaaagaaatacaagcagccagggcgtttttttctccaatcttaaagtgagagtcagcccagccagacctttcttttcttgagaaaggtctggtgagcaagACTAGAGCCGAGGAGTcactaacacagctgtcaatcactgcttgtgaaatgcggtcaaactgtcaaactttgCGGCCTGGCTGCTATGTTGAAAACAGTCTAGCCAAAGCAAGCACCACCAGCTGCagcaaacattctcattttacagctaaacagtgcactaaaatatgtttcagagaacatttgaggcgagaaataTGCAATGCAGTAACATGTTTGATCAGGGTTGCCTTGTTTTAACAGTTTGACTTCAGTTctcgagcagtgattgacatgactgacagatACAGATCAtgtggctctgattggttgttacagtgacagtgacagtttcagtaaaTTAAcggaaaagttatttttatgagAAAATGACCACCCACAGCTTTCACGATGTTcacttgtttcatttttacataTTTAGTTTGCGCTGGCAGAGGATGGGGGCCTGCAGGTAGATGACcacatgatgacatcagagTCCGATGTGTACGCTGCAGGAGACGTTTGCACTGcatgctggaaacacagcccATTGTGGCAGCAGGTAAACTAACATGAAAAATCATTGCATCAACCTGTGTTTCCCCTCAGACTCTGCACCTTTAGAAACTCCAGGACACCGGATAGTGCCTGATTATTTGCCTTACACTATCATCCATGTCTGAACACCTACTAGTGGTGTAAAGATGCCATCTGAAAATGATTTTGATAAACTTAAGTTCTTAAACAAAGCAAAGATTCTGTGCGTCATCAGTTCTCGCACACTTCCCATAATTCAGTTTGAACTAAACTGATTATGTCATCAAtcattacacacatgcactgtcaAAGTTTCACTAAAGTTTGAAGATAAAGTTGATGGCAAACGTGGAGAAAGATTGCTGATTGCTGAGTCTTGtttccaggtcatcaaatatcGTCAGCCATGTGTTGGTAATCGGACCAAACTGCCATCCCAAATCGTCAGTGTTAGAGGACGTGAAAATGAGACTTAACAATCAGCTAGCTTTCTCCAGAACTACATACTGCACCTTTAATGAGTCTGTTTTGGAGTTTACACACTGGAACTGggtacagaaacacacatctgtGACATCTTACAGTATCATAAGTTGTTTTGGCCTGTAAAAAAGATGTGCAGTCAGCACCACTATTATTCACTTTTTGCCAActgttagttttttttgtttgagttATTTTTGGTCATCACGAAATACGGCCTGTTTCACTTCCCCTGGTTTTGGCACGATAGCTAAAACAGATTAATAAAATAGAAGTTGAAAACTACTGTTTTATTCCCTCTATAAATCTGAACCcttatattgtgtgtgttttgtgtgcagaTGCGTTTGTGGACACAGGCCCGTCAGATGGGCTGGTACGCCGGCCGCTGCATGGCGGCACACGTCCTGTCAGAACCAATAGAGCTGGACTTCTGTTTTGAACTTTTCTCACACATCACGAAATTCTTCAACTACAAGGTGCGTGATGTTTCACATTTTACTGCAGGGAGCTGTTGAATAATAACCAATATGTTAATCATCTACTATGGAAATTATGACCATTCGTTTCAAAACCGTTCAAGGTCATTGTACAGTGCGACGTAGTGTCCTCGTGTCTCTACCTCCAGGCTCCTTCACAACTGTGCATTTTAACAACTTCCTGTCTGCTCGTTATTCCACAGGTGGTCCTGCTGGGGAAGTTTAATGGTCAGGGGATGGGGCCTGATCATGAGCTGCTGGTTCGCTGCACCAAAGGCCAGGAGTATATCAAGGTGAAACTGAAGGGGATAACAACGTGCCTATACTTGTAACAGTACCAGTGGCAGAGTGTCCGAGTTTAAGGTGTTTCGCAGATTATCCCATGTTTAAGGAGCACTGTAAGAGAATGACATCCTTCCTAGTTCAGTTCTGATTGAGGCAATGTGAAGCAACAACCAATTCCGTGAGTGAGTACCGAGGTTATGTAAGGTCAGAGTTAAAAGGGATGAAATGTAGGGTGGAAGCATCTGGATCAAAGCTCTATAATTGACCACATTCCAACGCTGTTTCCA
Encoded here:
- the pyroxd1 gene encoding pyridine nucleotide-disulfide oxidoreductase domain-containing protein 1 isoform X2 — protein: MADRKEKTFRFVIVGGGIAGVTCAEQLSSQIPSADVALITAGPHIKAVTNYKQVSRTLEEFGVEEQPSSVLEEKFPNLTVIHSAVKSLHTQSHSVETADGRVFGYEKLCICSGGRPKLLTQDNPYVIGIRDTDSAQEFQKRLSKAKRIVVVGNGGIALELVYEVEGCEVIWAVKDKAIGNTFFDAGAAQFLIPSLEADKPERAAPCKRPRYTTEEPAPGAAQTFTADKNARRQGSCSTEAGSALGPDWHEGLALRGAEQVSRRVSLEYQCEVEKIFTSAELLNSPQQTLRPENGSWPVYIQLTNGKTFGCDFVVSATGVVPNTEPFLHGNNFALAEDGGLQVDDHMMTSESDVYAAGDVCTACWKHSPLWQQMRLWTQARQMGWYAGRCMAAHVLSEPIELDFCFELFSHITKFFNYKVVLLGKFNGQGMGPDHELLVRCTKGQEYIKVVLSGGRMVGAVLMGETDLEETFENLILNQMDLTRYGEELLNPDIDIEDYFD
- the pyroxd1 gene encoding pyridine nucleotide-disulfide oxidoreductase domain-containing protein 1 isoform X1; the protein is MADRKEKTFRFVIVGGGIAGVTCAEQLSSQIPSADVALITAGPHIKAVTNYKQVSRTLEEFGVEEQPSSVLEEKFPNLTVIHSAVKSLHTQSHSVETADGRVFGYEKLCICSGGRPKLLTQDNPYVIGIRDTDSAQEFQKRLSKAKRIVVVGNGGIALELVYEVEGCEVIWAVKDKAIGNTFFDAGAAQFLIPSLEADKPERAAPCKRPRYTTEEPAPGAAQTFTADKNARRQGSCSTEAGSALGPDWHEGLALRGAEQVSRRVSLEYQCEVEKIFTSAELLNSPQQTLRPENVGSWPVYIQLTNGKTFGCDFVVSATGVVPNTEPFLHGNNFALAEDGGLQVDDHMMTSESDVYAAGDVCTACWKHSPLWQQMRLWTQARQMGWYAGRCMAAHVLSEPIELDFCFELFSHITKFFNYKVVLLGKFNGQGMGPDHELLVRCTKGQEYIKVVLSGGRMVGAVLMGETDLEETFENLILNQMDLTRYGEELLNPDIDIEDYFD